ACGGAATGGAGAGAAATTTCTTGAAGTGATGGGATTTTATCCTGTAAGATTGAGATATCATGATACAATAGCGAGGATTGAGTTGTCAAAGACAGATTTGAAGAGGATTGTTGATGATGAGTGTTTGAGTAATAGGATTATTCTACGCTTAAAGGAGATAGGTTTTTCCTATATCACTTTAGATATTGAAGGATTTAGGTCTGGCAGTATGAATATCCCACTCAGGAATGTGTGATACTTGACCTATTCTTCATCATATCCGGGTGTAGTGCCAAGGGCGGCGATCAAGTATGGATTATAATTTGTTATAATGATGAGGCAGCGCTTATTTCCATGTTGCTAATGATGTGGATTGATTAATTCTCAATATGATGAGGGTTAATGTGATCCATTTTCATAAATGTCTTGACATGTCTGGTATAAATCTTTTGCAATTTTATAAAAAATATAGCATCCTAGCTATATCAATTATATAAGGTGAATTTTATTTTTAATGTTATTTAGATTTCTAACCCTGCTTTTGATATCTACCCTTGTCTTAGGATGTTCATCGAAAAATACAAAGAATCCTGTTAATGAAGATGTCAATATCCTCTTCTGTGGGGATGTCATGCTGGATTGGGGCATTAAGGATATAATACAGACTGAGGGATATGAATATCCCTTAAAGGAACTGAGGCATCTCCTATATAAATATGATTATCGGTTTTGCAATCTTGAATGTCCTATTTCAGAGATAGGCGAACCTCATCCAACAAAGAAATATATCTTTTTAGCAGAGCCTTCTGCGTTAAAATTGTTAAAATATGGGAGGATTGATGGTGTAAGCCTTGCCAACAATCATGTAAACGACTTTGGGGAAGTCGCACTTATAAATACGATGACTAATCTTTATAATAATGGTATTAGTTTTACCGGAGCAGGAATGGATATCGGTTCTGCTCATCTTCCTATTTCGGTTGAGATAAGGGATATTAGATTGGCAATCTTTGCATATTCCACGATAGCTTATCCAGAGTCTTTTTCAGCAGATTCCAGTCCTGGTGTAGCGAGGGCAGATATTGATTTTATTAGAGAGGATATAAAGAATTATGCGAGGTATAATGATTTTATTATTGTTTCTATACATTGGGGAAGAGAATATTCCGATTTCCCAACCAGACATCAGATAGAGTTGGCTCATGCAATAATTGATAGCGGGGTTGATGTAATCATTGGTCATCATCCTCATGTGTATCAGGGAATAGAAATATACAATGGAAAACCGATTGTATATTCCCTGGGAAATTTTATATTCGGTTCCATAAATGAGGATATTCAGGATAACATCCTTGTGGGAATAAAATTATTGAAAAGTGGCCTATATTCATTGAGTGTTCATCCAATTAATGGAAACAAAAGCACTGACAAGCGATTTCACCATGAACCTCTTCTTGGTGAGGATGCTGAGCATACACTCAAGCATATTTTATGGATTTCTGAGCTATTAGGTATGGAGTTTGTAGAAAAGGCTTACATTAAAGACTCAATCCTCACATATCTATTTTGATTGAAATGTTATCGATCTCTATTGAAATAATACTTCATTACATTAAATCTATAAGAGGGAGAGTTGTAAATTGATGTGTGCTAGTTTTACTTCACTACTAAGGATGTAAAGCCTTAATGTGAATATTAAACTGTCACTTCTTTTAATCATCCTCAACAAAGGCCTTCATCATAAGATACACACTATCCTCCAGGGCATCAAGATTATACCCCCCCTCAAGGAAAGAGATAACTCTCTTATTTGAATATTTGTTTGCTATCTCTTTGAGCATTTT
This is a stretch of genomic DNA from Spirochaetota bacterium. It encodes these proteins:
- a CDS encoding CapA family protein; this encodes MLFRFLTLLLISTLVLGCSSKNTKNPVNEDVNILFCGDVMLDWGIKDIIQTEGYEYPLKELRHLLYKYDYRFCNLECPISEIGEPHPTKKYIFLAEPSALKLLKYGRIDGVSLANNHVNDFGEVALINTMTNLYNNGISFTGAGMDIGSAHLPISVEIRDIRLAIFAYSTIAYPESFSADSSPGVARADIDFIREDIKNYARYNDFIIVSIHWGREYSDFPTRHQIELAHAIIDSGVDVIIGHHPHVYQGIEIYNGKPIVYSLGNFIFGSINEDIQDNILVGIKLLKSGLYSLSVHPINGNKSTDKRFHHEPLLGEDAEHTLKHILWISELLGMEFVEKAYIKDSILTYLF